GAATATAACCCAAGGGCTAAATAACGGTTTTGGTGAAACCTCAAGCTCCGTCGGCCAAACCATTAAAAAGCCCCCCGCGTCACTTCCGGTGGAGGGTGGTGCTCATTCTCATCATCGGCCTTGACGTCATCGGCGAGAACCCGAAGCGCTTCGCGGTCGTGAGCTGGTACAACGGGAAACTTGAGCGAAAGGGTGAGTTCACACTCTACAGGCTAATCCGCTTCATCCAGGCGAAGAGGCCTGATATTGTTGCAATAGACAGCGTCACCGAACTCGGAGAGGACTTGAGGAAGTTTCTCCGCGCCCTCCCGCCGGGCACGAAGCTTGTCCAGGTAACGGGAAGACCCGGCGAGCAGAGGAGCTTACAGAGCCTCGCGAGGGAGCACGGGATAAGAACAACCGACAGGTTCGACCCCTACGAAGAGGCCAAGCTCTCCGCCCTGCTCGCGAGTAAAGGGGTCGGCTACGAGATTCTGGCCTTTGAGGATGAGGTCATAGTCAAGGTAACCAGGGGTAGGAGCCACGGGAAAGGTGGCTGGAGCCAGGACAGGTATAGAAAGCGCGTTCACAACCTCGTCCGCGACAAGGTGAGGGAAATCGAGGACAGGTTGAAGAGAGCGGACATTCCCTTTGACCTCGAGACCGAGGAGAAGGACTACGGTCTGGCGAGGGGCGAGTTCAGAATCTACGCGAGCAGGGAGGAGCTGGCGGGAATCGTGAGGCCTATGCGGGGTGGCGACGTCGAGGTCAGGATTTACCCGGTCGAGAGAGCAGAGCTTGGCTTCGCCCCGCTTAGGGGTGAGGAGGCCGTAAGGGAGAGGCGGAGCGTCATCGTTGGCATAGACCCGGGCATAACGGTTGGAATAGCGGTCATAGACCTCAACGGCAACGTGGTGGCTCTTTACAGCGAGAGGAACATGCCTGTCGGCGAGGTCTTCAGGTTCATAAGCGAGATAGGACACCCCGTCATCGTGGCGACCGACGTTTCCCCGGCCCCGGGCTTCGTCGAAAAGATAGCCCGCTCCTTCAAGGCCCAGCTCTTCGTCCCGAGGGAGAGCTTAAGGGTTGAGGAGAAGAACGAGCTGTTGAGGAGCCTCGGCATCAAGGTTGACGACGACCACCAGCGCGACGCCTTAGCAGCCGCCTACAAGGCATACCTCCGCCTAAAGCCCAAGCTTGAGCACGTCGAGGCAAAGCTCCGCGATGCTGGTCTAAGCAAGAGGGCCGACGAGGTGAAAGCCTTAGTGATTCAGGGCTACAACCTCGGCGAGGCCATGCAGAAGGTTGCGAGGCGCGAGAGGCCGAGGGAAGAGGAAGAACCCGAGGAGCAACCGAGCGTTGACGTCAGGCCCTACGTGAGGAAAATCCGCGAGCTTGAGGAGAGGATAGCGCTCCTTGAGAGGGAGAACGAGGAGCTCAGGGGCATTATCCGCGAGCAGAGGAGAACCATCGAGAGGCTTGAGCGCAGGATAGCGGACTACGACGAGGAGGTCAGGAGAAAAGTTCTCCGCGAAAGGGAGCTTGAGGCGAAGGTTAAGCGCATAGAGGTCCTTGAGAAACAGCTGAGGGAAGCGAAGGTCCTAATCGAGAGGCTGAGCAGGGATTTGGTCAAGGTCAAGAGGATGAACGTGGTCGAAATCCGCGGTAGCGCGGTTCCGCTGAAAGTGCTAAGGGTCCTCAGCTGGCGGGAACTTGAGAGGATTGAGCGCGAGGTCGGACTGAGGAGGGGCGACGTTCTCTTTGTAATCAATCCAGCCGGGGCCGGAAAGGCCATCGCCGAGGAGCTGGTCGAGAAGGGAATTAAAGCTTTGATAACCGAGAAGCCTCTTCCCGGGCCGGTGAGGGAGGTTCTCCGCGAGGCCCACGTGCCATTCTTCACGAGTGAAGAACTTGACGTAAAGCGCGTTGACGAGTTCGCGGTTGTTGAGCGCGAAACCCTTGAGAGGGCTATCGATGAGCTACTGGAGCGCTGGAGGAAGGAAGACGAGGAGAGAGAAACCGAGAAGTTCCTCAAGCTGGTGGAGGAGTACAGGATTGAGCGCATCAGAGAGCTCAAGAGGAAGGCCGAGGAGGAGACTAAACGGAGCTGAGTACCTCCTTAAGGGCCTTTAAGTACTTTCCCGTTTCTTCGGCCCCTTTCTCCGTGAGTTTCACGGCCGTTCTCGGCCTGTCCGCGAAGACCTTGTAGAGCTCTACGTAACCGGCTTTCTCAAGCGCTCTCAGGTGGGAGTCAAGGTTCCCTGGCGTTACCTCAAGTATTTCGAGGAGTTCCTTGAAGAGGACCCTGCGCCGGGGGAGTAGGTAAAGCATTATTCCTAACCTTATCGGATTTCCGAGAACGTGGTTCTTCGTCAGCTCCCTGGGGGATTCCATTCTATCACCGCTCGATGGCTTTGAAGGCGGAGTGGAGGTAAAGGATTATCGTGAGGCTGAACCCGAGGGCCACCACGAAACCGGCCCATAGGGGGGCCGTGTTGCCCATTTTCACCGCCGGGATTGTTCCCAGGGCCGGCACGAGAAACGCGGGTATCTCCTCCCTGTCACCCGTTGCCAGCGTCTGACCCGCGAGGGAGATGGCAAGGAAACTCAGGATTGAGATGGCAACGGTCTCGTTGGTGTTTGTGGTCAGTCCGAGGCGGGGGATTATTCCCCAGCCAATCGTGCTCCCAACGGCCCACGAGAGCAGGATTTTAAGACCAATCCCGCTTTTTTCCCCGGTTTCTGAGACGAGAACTGCAATGTATCTCTCCCACACCCGTTTCGTGACGTAGATGGCTACAATGGCCCCGACGAGCCAGTAGAGCAGGGACTCGACGTAACCTCCCTCCATCGGGACTACGAGAACGTAGTAGCCCGTCATCACAGCGAGCCACACCGCGAAGTTCAGCGCCCCGTAGATTTTTCTGCTCGCGAGGAGCTTGCTTTCCACCCTCTCCAGAACGTTTCTGAGTTCCCTAAACTCTTCCATTTTTCTCACCCATTGTTTCTTGGCGTTCGGTCTATTTATAACGTGAAGTTTCTCTGAAGCGCAGAACAGTAAAGCCCGATAGATTGGCTGGAGCGTGAAGGATAAAGGCGGGGTTAGTCCCTAACTGCCTCCCTCAGGACCCTGAGGGCCTCGCCCAGCTCTTCTACCCCCTCCTCAGTCAGCTCGACGAACTTCCTCGGTCGCCTTCCAAAGCCGTAGTAGGTCCTCACGATTCCGGCCTCTTCAAGCGCCTTCAGGTGGAACTCAAGGTTTCCCGCGGTGAGGTTCAAAGCTTTTCTCAGGCTCGAGAACGTTGCCCTCTCCCTTGACAGCAGGTAGAGGGCTATCGCTAACCTCGTGGGGTTGCCGAGGGGTGACTTCGAGAGCCCCGCGAGCTTTTCGAGCATATCACTCCCTCATAGCCTTCATGAGCACCAGGTAAGCGCCGAGCGCGAAGGCCAGAGACAGTACGAGCGTTGCGTACGCGCCCTTGGCGATGGATACCCTTCCGTAAGGAACGCTGAGGAGCAGAATCGTTGCCCCGATGACGGCCTTATCCCAGCCCCTTCGGAGGAAAACGTAATCTATAACTGCGAGGGCGAGCATTCCGGAGCCTATCGCGAGGAGTGGTGAAAGCCAGGCCTCATTAACCTTCAACCCCACGGCCACGATGACTACGGGCCAGACGATGAGCTGGGCGAGGAGGTACCTCAGGTTGAGTGGCGTTTTTCTCCCGAGAACCTTCTCTATCTCCTGCACCTTGCCTATGGCCCGTCCCTCCTCCACGGCAAAGAGCAGTATCGCGAGGGCCGAGAGGAGAACCGTTGTGGATTCGATTGAAATCCCGGCGTACGCTGAGAGAATCACCGAGGTAATGTAGATGGCCGGGAACGCTACCGCCCAGTAGAGGTAGACTATCGAGTTGTAGGCCTTCTTCGCGAGGTTCAGCTCCCGCTCAACGGCTCTTAGCGCTTCACTTATCCCCTCCATGTTCCCACCCGAGAAAAGTTCTATGAACTCCTTAAATACCCGCCCGGAAGTTTGGGGCCCAAACTAACCGCCGGCCCTCGCCAGGCGGAGCTTCTCCATGAAGCGCTCGATTTCCGTGGGAGGACCTTCCACGAGAACCCGGCTAAGGGTTATTCCGTTCCTCTCGATGGTTTCGAGGAGTGTCAAGCTGACACCCGCCCCGCTCTTTCCCCTTATCTCCTCAAGCTCATCAAAGGGAACGGCCGTCTCGATAATCATAGTACCCCTCTCAACAGAATCTCTTTAGAATCTCATGGTAGAACTCTATCGGCTTGAGAACTTTTATTTTGTGGTCTTGAAGCGTTAATTCCTTGTTCTCGTCCCTCAGGGCCAGAAGGTCGTCGTCCCATGTCAAAATATACTCGGCCTTTCCTTCGTACGCTATCTCAAGCCACTTGTTATCGTCCGGGTCTCTGGAGAGGTTTACCCTCACCGAGGGCGCTACAATTACAGAGCCCTTCAGATACCGGGCGAGAATTCGCTTCCATTCGCTTGATAGCTTTCCCTTCTCGGCCAGAATCCCCATCTTCAGGCTGAGCTCGGTTAGGGCT
The Thermococcus sp. 21S9 DNA segment above includes these coding regions:
- a CDS encoding DUF460 domain-containing protein, whose translation is MLILIIGLDVIGENPKRFAVVSWYNGKLERKGEFTLYRLIRFIQAKRPDIVAIDSVTELGEDLRKFLRALPPGTKLVQVTGRPGEQRSLQSLAREHGIRTTDRFDPYEEAKLSALLASKGVGYEILAFEDEVIVKVTRGRSHGKGGWSQDRYRKRVHNLVRDKVREIEDRLKRADIPFDLETEEKDYGLARGEFRIYASREELAGIVRPMRGGDVEVRIYPVERAELGFAPLRGEEAVRERRSVIVGIDPGITVGIAVIDLNGNVVALYSERNMPVGEVFRFISEIGHPVIVATDVSPAPGFVEKIARSFKAQLFVPRESLRVEEKNELLRSLGIKVDDDHQRDALAAAYKAYLRLKPKLEHVEAKLRDAGLSKRADEVKALVIQGYNLGEAMQKVARRERPREEEEPEEQPSVDVRPYVRKIRELEERIALLERENEELRGIIREQRRTIERLERRIADYDEEVRRKVLRERELEAKVKRIEVLEKQLREAKVLIERLSRDLVKVKRMNVVEIRGSAVPLKVLRVLSWRELERIEREVGLRRGDVLFVINPAGAGKAIAEELVEKGIKALITEKPLPGPVREVLREAHVPFFTSEELDVKRVDEFAVVERETLERAIDELLERWRKEDEERETEKFLKLVEEYRIERIRELKRKAEEETKRS
- a CDS encoding transcriptional regulator, with protein sequence MESPRELTKNHVLGNPIRLGIMLYLLPRRRVLFKELLEILEVTPGNLDSHLRALEKAGYVELYKVFADRPRTAVKLTEKGAEETGKYLKALKEVLSSV
- a CDS encoding putative toxin-antitoxin system toxin component, PIN family, which gives rise to MKVVMDTNVVLGAMIKSDGLSALLIKALDGRFLVNYTSEEALTELSLKMGILAEKGKLSSEWKRILARYLKGSVIVAPSVRVNLSRDPDDNKWLEIAYEGKAEYILTWDDDLLALRDENKELTLQDHKIKVLKPIEFYHEILKRFC
- a CDS encoding TIGR04140 family protein, which gives rise to MIIETAVPFDELEEIRGKSGAGVSLTLLETIERNGITLSRVLVEGPPTEIERFMEKLRLARAGG
- a CDS encoding transcriptional regulator, translated to MLEKLAGLSKSPLGNPTRLAIALYLLSRERATFSSLRKALNLTAGNLEFHLKALEEAGIVRTYYGFGRRPRKFVELTEEGVEELGEALRVLREAVRD